In Providencia rettgeri, the following proteins share a genomic window:
- a CDS encoding type II toxin-antitoxin system death-on-curing family toxin produces the protein MRLLTVEEVVKIQEKTLPNSGEPSIDKLSGALGRVQSLIDYENNNDVFDLAGMYLVAIAKAHAFNDANKRTAFQAATIFLKLNGVKLFPSVYLVKLTILSAMGEFDYKQASTTLRILSDYKNDLVEETHSGYI, from the coding sequence ATGCGATTATTAACAGTCGAAGAGGTTGTCAAGATACAGGAAAAAACTCTACCTAATAGTGGTGAGCCGAGTATCGACAAGCTATCAGGTGCGCTTGGTCGCGTTCAATCACTTATTGACTATGAAAATAATAATGATGTGTTTGATTTGGCTGGAATGTACCTTGTTGCTATAGCTAAGGCTCATGCTTTTAATGATGCTAATAAGAGAACAGCTTTTCAGGCCGCAACAATATTCTTGAAGCTTAATGGTGTGAAATTATTTCCTTCTGTTTATTTGGTTAAGTTAACAATTTTATCAGCCATGGGTGAATTTGATTACAAACAAGCATCAACCACTCTACGCATTCTATCTGACTATAAAAATGATTTAGTAGAAGAAACGCACAGCGGATACATCTAA